DNA sequence from the Acipenser ruthenus chromosome 8, fAciRut3.2 maternal haplotype, whole genome shotgun sequence genome:
TAAAATCAAGTTTCCTTTTTAGTAGTAGTCTCATCTCATGATAGAGTGGTTAAAGTTGCTAATGCTGTATTTTCTGATTAGGGAAGTTAGATTGTGTTTAATTCCTAAACATTTTAACTGAAAGCCCTCCATTCGAGCACTGCAACATCACTGTGTGAGGGACTACATGCACACAAAATGTATGCgtacctagaaaaaaaaaagatatgtgaaTAAATAACCTTACACTGTTCACATCCTATTCAATACACATTAGAGCTGGTCTCTATATCTGACATGCATAAGGCAATGGTTAAACATTTGGAAATCGTTTCaatgtttaaactctaaactattaGCATCCCTAGTTCTTATTGAGATGTTTGTTTTAATAACTCAGTTTGCCAAGTGTTTGCAGGAAATCTACAgcaaatggtaaaaataaaatacatttaattaaataaatacactctGAAAGTTTACTTTTTCATGTTCCTTCCAGTAGGTAACCTGGTACTTGAGCTGTGTATAGTAGTGCTTCAGTGATTGGTTTGTGCTGTTTTCCAGGGGGTCGGAGATAGAAACATACAGCACTCTGGAATCTACTTCCAATGTCACGCTTGGTGGTCCTAACTCAGCTGACagacaaaataaacacaagaGAGTTGATGGTTCGGTCGCTATATTGTCACACTTTTAAACATGAATCAGATCCTTCTTTATTTGTTCACATGACATTTGTTAACAGGCAAGACAGCTGTCATCTCAGACATGGTAAGTGATGCATTGTTATAACTGAATAGTGAATTGATCTTGATGAGACTGTTGTAATCTGTCCCCCTGGTAGGCTTAATGTTATATGATGGGTTGGTTCATACTTAATACAAATATGTCTTTTCGCCACAGTAAGAATGACCTTTGCACCTTACAACCATCCAAAATTACAATTAGCAGCGCTTAATTAGTAAAGACTAACACAAAAGCACATTGCATTGGACTATGAGGATTTTCATCCAAAAGTACAATAATATTTAGAATCCTCATgaaattttaatatacagtatatacagtagacACCTAACATTGAGGGCACTAAAGAGACAATGGGACTAGTTCTGAACCCATTTTTAGTTGTATTTTCCTTTAACAAGGAACGGTACAAATTGCACTTTGGAAAATATGGACCTTACTGTCTCAGCCCAGTTTCTAGTGGAAAGATGTAGCTATTTTGAGCAAATAATATAAAAGCTTCATACTGTGACTTAGGGGACAAAAATGTTCAGTCTCCACCCATGCAGAGGTGTTGCTCTCACTCCGTGCTCTCACTCGCAGGGTCACGTTATAGTGGTGACGGATACTGTCAGTGAAGTCACACTCTGTCTTGTCAGTGGATTCGCACTGTTTAATGACACTCCATTGATGAAAGCCCACACTGATGCAAGAAAGAAAGTGTTATTAGAATGGATGACAAGAGTTTCACTACATCTCAGAAGGGGTGTCAGGTTTTAAAGGGCATGATTGTTTCGAGCATCCTACTTAAAGGAAGGTCAGGATGCTCCCTAATTTACCCTTTAAATTTTGTCTTCACCTGAATTAGCAAAAATtatcaaatggaaaaaaaaaattaaaaacctgtTCAAGTTGATCAATATCTGTAGTATGTTGTGTTTACTGTTATATGGTGAACATTTTGTCCACAAACACAATATATTCGCTTTAtgcaaaagaataaataaaaaataataaaaagttgtttaaatccagAACAAATCGGTTTAACAACGAATCCAGAGAACATAACAAATTTACAGAAAGTGAACACTTAccgattccaaattttaaaaaagtataataatactattaaataaaaaatcccTTTGCTTAAAACCTTTACACAGAAACAATGCACAGACTTGACTATCAATAGTGTTCAAATGATACAATGCATTGATGGATCGATTTATCTTAAACTTTTCAACCACTTAGTTGTAGGGGCATTCCCAGCATTTTGCTACATGTGAAGAGTTCAGCAATGATATCAAAAGATTTCAATTTCACTGGCTATTTCAAGCAATTATTATCAAGTTGCTCTAAATGTTCCATTTCCAATACTGTTGCCTGAAAGTTGCGTCGTGTTTCAAGTCCTAATTCTTGCAATATTTATATAGAATAaattaatgtactgtaaaaacagcatttaaaagtataaaacaaacacaggaaagtTTATGATATTGAGTCAGACAGAAATCAAAtgttataatgtatttatatcaTAGTAGCCCCCTATTTTTCCATGTGTAAACTGGAGCCTTTTTGATAGGGTCATAATGGTCAactatattacattttactttagGTTTCtggaaacaaatatatttaacctTTGACATAAAGAATAGGATGTGAATGGGACTACACGTCTTCCCGTTGTTTATCTATTAAATGACGGTGCAAAAAGTACAAACTGTGAATTATTTCCTCCCAGGTAGGCCTACAAAGCAGTATTCTGTGATTCCCTCAAAAAAGCTCCATTAAAGGTGGTGTCCAGTGAATATTATCCATTTCAGTGCCACATGGTTTAACCTTTGTCTAATTTAAATGATGGAGACCACTCACATTCAAACAATGCCTTTACGGTTGGTACAATGCTAGATTTCATGTATTTCACAATGTTCCATTACAGGTGTCCAGTAGAAATTAAACACATCACTGGACATATAAAGAGGTATTTCTTTCCACATATACTTCatatttacaaaccatttgattGGGTGTGACATTTACGCCGACTGATAAACACCACATACTGATAAACTTACTGTTTGTATTCAACATCATAAGATGTAGCTTCGCTGCTAACAGGATCCCAATGCAGCACACTTCTCAAGTTCACCGACTTAATTTTCACATTCTGAGGTTTTGGCAACCTCGCAATACctgcagtgcaaaataaaaaaaataaaataaaaaacattcataTCACTTCACTTGTCCGATTCAGCAAAGCTAACAAATCATCAGAAAGAAAAGTGAGAAGATCTGAGTTCCTGTACTATCCTTCAGTTTTTCTTCTTCAAGTGTGTCAGGTGAAAAAATAAGATTATCCCCCAGCTACTGTAAGTACAGTACTGGTATTAAATGATTGTCCATGTGGTTTTTCAGGGAGAGACACACCCTGCAACACTTTTGGCACAAAGTAACTTTACAGAAGCACTACGTGTCGACAGACTTGTCAAAATGTCGTCCACTGAACTCTGTAACTTTCTTTCAGTAGTACTACACGTACAGTACCACCattaagtgttttatagttatgaataAACTTTACATAACGGCTGCTGTGGGATAAATAATGATATAGTTCCGCTGTCTTAAACTGAAGCCAGAACAACCACACACAATGGAGCATTATACTTTTATACATCTAAATGCAGATTTCAAGAGTATCAACAGTGATTACATATTCAGCCAAATGAATTAGTGGCCTATGTGGTTAGAAATGATTTGATTTAATTGAACCATTTGATTGCACAGACATGCTTGTGATTTCTCTATTCAACTGAGTAGGTGTTAGAAAttgacagtactgtacattgagGAGTCGGTTTCCCCtataaaacatcaaatacatattgtttatttaaaatgtttctttataTGGCATTGCTGTGATGTAGTGGTTACATGACTCTCCCCTCTGAAGCCTAGCACATAGAAGTACgttttattttgttcttcagAGGGACGGGCAGTTACAGCATCGAGATTGCTACATTGAGTGATCTCATTTTCACACCTTTATCCGCATTTCCTGAGtaaatctttgttttatataataaacTAAAATCACACTGTGGTCTACTTTAGGTCACATTATGCATTTACATGGTTAAATCACAGTAATACCTATTGTAtgaaactgaatttaaaataacTATTGCTTGTTACAGTACGTCTGCCAAGTGCCTGGACCGATTTATCTTCTGTGTCcaattttgttattttgtttcagaTCCCACCAACCAATCAGCCAAATAAAGTACAGAATGAATTATACATGTAAAAGAAATTCAatcataaacatttattttccagGAAATCTTGGCAACCAATTGCCAACTCTTTACTCCCCACACTCATTCTAGTCACCCATGAACATGCATTAAGCCCTACTCCTTTGAAGCAGAAGCTCTAAAACTTTGTTCAGTGGTATACTAATCCATATGGTTTGGTACTGATCTGACTGATAATAATGGTTATCttttaaaataagcattttattattattattattattacctggaTATTAAAATATTCTGTTCCCCTTTTAGAAACCCTAACCAATATACAAAGTACACCGTTCTGGCAAACTGTTGCGGTAAATTCACTGAAAACGTGTGATGTTCTGGCAAAGTTGTTCTTGGCAATCTCCTGGCAAATAGTTGTGTGTTCTGGCAAACATTTAGTGTAGATTTGCAGCAAACGTATTTTTGTAAGGGTATAGGATTTGGCGTCATACCTTTGTCTAATCTCAATCAGTTGTAAAGTACTCATTACGCCACTGACAACAATTAAATAGCATATATATTAGACAGAGATTAATTTTAGACAGAGAATGCAATAACAAATGGCGTATAATAATTAAGCAAGAGATGGAACCCAAAAAAGAAGGCTTTACCGTCTGGTAATCATGGCCAAGCCGAAGGGGATATAATTTTGACTCTTAGAAAATTGGCCATACCCTAATTTAAATCATGTCATACACCTGGCACCACAACCAGAACGGTGGTTGACTATTCAACGTTACAAAGGCAATTAAATCTGGCCACATATCTAAGTCCATAATAATCCATTACAGAAATACATAGTTAACAACAAGTACACCAATTGTGATTTCAGAAAAACAGGAAGTCGATATGACATCAAACTACAGTACAAGGACTTGAACCAGGCCAGGACTGTACGTGCTAGTATAGGGCTGTGAACGACTTCTTCCGATCCCGACACTAGCAGAAAATGTCAAAACAGAAACATGACAATTCCCCCTACCTTGAGGTATTGCTGCTAAAATCAAAACCACGgtgcaaattatatttaaagtCATTCTTGGTTATGTCAATTGCCTCCCTTTGCTTCTTCGTTCTCCATCTTGTTCTGTCTCCTCCTATTCCTCCAGTCAATTGACACCAGTTCAGGATTAACCACTGGTGAGCCGGCCAGGCCTGTTTAACATAATGCCTTGCTTTGAACCCTGTTTAAGGCAAATAAACGAAAAATGCATGATAGTGTTAAAACAGTGGCTTATACATTATACatcttaatttgtattatttcaaattattattcaAATACTAAAGCCTGGTACATTGCCCAACGCGCGCGCGCGCGTGTAGAATATTTTAAAGGTATTAAGAAATCGCGAAAAGGCTCCCATATTTCCCATATTTCATTTGTTGTAGTGTATAGTATTAGTACTGCTATAAAACAGTTtactcaaaatatatattttcttttaaaatcacatttcttTTGAGCAGATACACTTTTTTGTGTGTGaccaattttgtatttatttataaaaatataagcGTACGAAATCTATACAGGACGGCAATGGATCCTATAAGATTTTAACACTAAAACGTAATATGCACCCGTTTTTGTGATATGAAAATCTAAATGTTAATGCTAAAAAACTTGGCCGGATTAAAGGGGGGCAACCGGGACATTTAAAATCCAAACCACTTGCCCCGTGATCGCGCTAGCTAAACACTTGAGTCTCTTACTGGTCACGCGCACGCTGGAGGACGGCGAGAATGAGCGATAGGTCGCACGAGAGAGACACTAATACAGAACAAATTGAAAAACTTAGCGGTGCAGCGAAacgaaaaaaaaccccaaacaaatGGAAAAGCAAGCTAGTGAAAAATGCCTGCTGAAAAACATTCCGGGACTATCAAATTTCGGTTTTAAATCCTATAGAAATGAACTAACGACATCAGCAAATGAACATGAAAAACTGGTCAGCGAGAGTTTTGGCGGCGCTACTGTTCCAAATAACGGGCCTGAAGAATTAGAAAGTAAGAGAAGTCGGACCCCCAGTCTCACCACATCGCCAATTAACGATCAAGGTAACTTCAGTCTGCCTTTCGCTTTAACCCACAGACTTGTGGAATGACATTCTGGAGAGATTCGACAAAACTGGTAAATTCATTCAAGCACAAAACATCAAACTGTCAGTGG
Encoded proteins:
- the LOC117407141 gene encoding interferon alpha/beta receptor 1a-like → MTLNIICTVVLILAAIPQGIARLPKPQNVKIKSVNLRSVLHWDPVSSEATSYDVEYKHVGFHQWSVIKQCESTDKTECDFTDSIRHHYNVTLRVRARSESNTSAWVETEHFCPLSHTELGPPSVTLEVDSRVLYVSISDPLENSTNQSLKHYYTQLKYQVTYWKEHEKMIELDPSPNTSIGLEELEPGAMYCVEVKTVEDYCHVNNQVGKPSKVDCKYIYDNDPTKVVVFVVLSAVIICFFVIGCFFLVRYTPGYVKNLLHPAWNVPDHIAEFLSRSSEGLNVRCVSEEKFDTVSVLLDDSSRNTSSVQSYE